One window of the bacterium genome contains the following:
- a CDS encoding sigma-54-dependent Fis family transcriptional regulator, with amino-acid sequence MPVPTTVRLLLVDDEVLSRRALARTLASLKIEITALADADEASAALEREDFEGLLIRQKTGGRDGLELIRRARELYPQITCILLADLDTPEASRDALEAGAFWVLPRPFEHGFAAVRDVVQRALASCAPGDGSAQVKRAGSRTIIGESAALQSVLSIAHKVASSAATVLVTGESGTGKELFARAIHDHSRRADRAFIPVNCGAIPEDLLESELFGHVRGAFTHAVEDRQGRFTLADGGTIFLDEIGDMSPSLQVKLLRVLEDGCFEPVGASRTQRVDVRVIAATNQKLEAAMQVGQFRRDLFYRLNVVPIELPPLRERREDVPTLVEHFMKRILERRGVQRHVSASALELLQRYDWPGNVRELENVLERVVLLSSGDCIRAEDLPPPIGDSRPQESENGTQLPGSGLAFSELVARYERDLLKRALDQTGWNKSRAAVLLGLNRTTLLEMIKRRDVTPDTTQDRAVDSLV; translated from the coding sequence TGAGGTGCTCTCGAGACGCGCCCTCGCCCGCACCCTGGCCTCGTTGAAAATCGAGATCACCGCTCTGGCCGATGCAGACGAGGCTTCCGCGGCGCTCGAGCGCGAGGATTTCGAAGGACTGCTGATCCGGCAGAAGACCGGAGGCCGCGATGGCCTCGAATTGATTCGCCGAGCACGGGAGTTGTACCCACAGATCACCTGCATCCTGCTGGCAGATCTCGATACGCCCGAGGCCTCTCGCGACGCCCTGGAAGCGGGTGCCTTCTGGGTCCTGCCCCGGCCCTTCGAACACGGTTTTGCGGCCGTGCGCGACGTGGTCCAGCGGGCTCTCGCATCGTGTGCACCGGGCGATGGCAGCGCTCAGGTGAAGCGCGCGGGCTCCCGCACGATCATCGGCGAGAGCGCGGCCCTGCAAAGCGTGCTCTCGATCGCGCACAAGGTCGCGTCGAGCGCCGCGACCGTGCTCGTCACGGGAGAAAGCGGTACCGGCAAGGAACTGTTTGCGCGGGCGATCCACGATCACAGCCGCCGCGCGGACCGTGCCTTCATTCCGGTGAACTGCGGTGCGATTCCCGAGGACTTACTGGAGTCGGAACTGTTCGGACATGTTCGCGGCGCGTTCACGCACGCCGTCGAGGATCGCCAGGGACGCTTCACGCTGGCAGACGGCGGAACGATTTTCCTGGATGAAATTGGTGATATGAGCCCGTCTCTGCAGGTCAAGCTCCTGCGCGTTCTGGAAGACGGCTGCTTTGAACCCGTCGGCGCGTCGCGCACTCAGCGAGTCGACGTGCGCGTGATCGCCGCCACCAATCAGAAGCTCGAAGCCGCCATGCAGGTCGGTCAATTCAGGCGCGACCTGTTCTATCGACTCAATGTAGTTCCAATCGAGCTACCGCCACTGCGCGAGCGGCGCGAAGACGTTCCGACGCTCGTGGAGCACTTCATGAAGCGCATCCTCGAGCGGCGTGGCGTGCAACGGCACGTTTCGGCTTCGGCGCTGGAACTTCTGCAACGCTACGACTGGCCGGGGAATGTGCGTGAACTCGAGAACGTGCTCGAACGCGTTGTCTTGCTGTCCAGTGGAGATTGCATTCGAGCCGAAGACCTGCCGCCGCCCATTGGCGATTCGCGCCCGCAGGAGAGCGAAAACGGGACGCAACTCCCCGGATCGGGCCTGGCGTTTTCCGAACTCGTGGCTCGCTATGAGCGCGACCTGCTGAAGCGAGCGCTCGACCAGACCGGTTGGAACAAGAGTCGTGCGGCCGTCCTGCTCGGACTCAACCGAACGACCTTGCTCGAGATGATCAAGCGTCGGGACGTGACCCCCGACACCACGCAAGATCGGGCGGTGGACTCACTCGTCTAG